The Skermanella rosea genomic sequence CGGGTCCGGGGTCCCTCGCCAGTTCTCGATCCGCCGGTAGATGTCGAGGACCGAGTCGTAGCCCCATGCGGCATCGCCGGCTTCGGACGCGAAGAAATCCCAGTCGTTACGATGGCCCCGCGCCCACACCATCACGTTCACGCTCGAGCCGCCTCCCAAGCCCTTGCCCATCGACATGGACAAGGTGCGGCCACGAAGATGCGGGTTGGGTTCGGCCTGGAAGCCCCAGTCGCGCTCGCTTCCGAGATTGGTCGGCCAGCGGGCGGGATCCAGCACCGATTCTGCCTCGTCGCTTCCGCCGGCCTCGATCAGGAGGACTCGCACGTCGGGATTCTCGGCGAGACGACGGCCGATGACCGAACCCGACGCACCCGCGCCGCAGACGATGAAATCATGGTCGGTATCCGGTTCGGCGGCGAACCGCCGCCGATGTTCCTGCGGGTGATGGCTTGGCATCGTTTTTTCCTTTTTCGCGGATGCTTGTCGAGAGCCGGCAGTGCGGGGGAGCCGGCGCCGAAGATCAGGGAAGATCAGCGCGTCTTGCGCGGGCTTTCCGTCGCGGCCCGGTCGATCACGTCGGCGACGACCTTGGGCTGGGTCATGAAGACCGCGTGGCTGGCCGGCACCTCGGTGACCTTGGCGCCGATGCGGTTCGCCATATGGCGCAGCATGCGGAGGTCGAACGCCTTGTCATCGGTCGCGATGACGGCCCAGCTCGGCCTGGAACGCCATGCGGCCTGGGTCAGCTTGGTCCCGAAGGCCGACAGGTTGATCGGCACCTGCGAGTCGCGCATGAAGGCGGCGTCCGCGTCGCTCGCATCGGCGGCGAAGCCGATCTTGAAGTTCTCCGCCTTCACGACGCCGAAGCCGTCGCCCTGCGTGTCGATGACGAATTCGGCGGGTGTCACAAAGCCTTCATATTGCTGGGCCGTCGTTTCGCCCGCGTCGGGCGAGAGGGCGGAGACATAGACCAGACCGGCGACCTTCGGATCGACGCCTGCTTCGGTGATGACCGTGCCGCCCCAGCTGTGGCCGACGAGGATCGTCGGACCGTCCTGCCTGGCGAGCGCGCGCTTCGTCGCGGCGACGTCGTCGGCGAGCGAGGTCAGCGGGTTCTGGACGATGGTGACGCGATAGCCCCGCCGCGTCAGATCGTCATGGACGCCGCGCCAGCCCGACCCGTCGGCGAAGGCGCCATGGACCAGCACGACGTTGCGGACCGCCCGCTCCCCGATACCATGGGGGCCGTGGTTGGCCTGCTGAGCTTGGGCGGCGAACGGCAAGGCGACTACGACCGCGGCGACGGCGACGGCGCGAAGTTTGTTCATCATCGGAGATTTCCTTTCTTGAAGGATGGACGGCTCAGGCGGCCAGCGTGAGGCGAACGTCAAGGCCGCCGCGGGTGGCGTGCGAGTAGGGGCAGACGACATGCGCCTGCTCGACCAATTCCCGGGCGAGGCCGGCATCGATCCCCGGCAGAGCGATCGTCAGCGCGACGTCGAGCCCGAAGCCCTGGCCGTCGTCGCGCGGGCCGATGCCCACGGCGGCGGTGACGCTGATGTCGTCGGCGATCTTCACCTTGCGTTGGGCGGCGACGAACCTGAGCGCGCCAAGGAAGCAGGCGGCATAGCCGGAAGCGAACAGCTGTTCGGGATTGGCGCCTTCGCCACCGGCCCCGCCGAGTTCCTTGGGCGTGACGAGCGCGACGCTGAACGCGCCGTCGGTGGTGGCGGCGTGGCCGGTGCGGCCACCGGTCGCCGTGGCTGCGGTGCGATAGAGGATGTTCATGGCCATCTCCTATAGTTCGATAATTGTTATCGTGATAACAAAATGCTTAACACCCCGCATTTCCCTCGTCCAGAGAAAAATATCGCGATATTTATTTTCGCGATCGCATATCCCATATAGCGGGTGAAGGAGCATGCCATGACGAACGAAACCAACCGCCCGGTCCCGTTGGACGACCAGCTTTGCTACGCCATCTATTCGGCGGGCATCGCGATCCAACGCGCCTACAAACCCCTGCTCGACGCGCTTGGATTGACCTATCCGCAGTATCTCGTGCTCAACGTCCTATGGCGCGAGGACGGCCAGACGGTCGGGCGCATCGCCGAGCAGCTCGCGCTCGAATCGAGCACGCTCACCCCGCTGCTGAAACGGCTGGAGGCGGCCGGCCTGATCCGACGGACGCGCAATCCGGAGAACGAGCGGCAGGTAGTCATCGCGCTGACAGACCAGGGGCGCGCCCTGGAGAACAGGGCCGGATGCCTCGGCGAAACCCTGCTCGAGGCGTCCGGCCAATCCCCTGCGGAATTGGGAGACATCAACGTGAAGGTCAGGCGGCTGCGGGATGAGATCTACAGCCGCATCGGGCGCTGGAGCCTCGACCGTATCTGAAACCGGTGCGCAGTCGTGACGGGATCGAATGGAAACGGTGTGCCGCTTGGACGCGACTGCGCCAGATGCCGGTAGGGCTTGCGTGACCTTTCTCCCTGTTTCCTCCGAAACCCGATCGCCCTGGATCTGAAGCATCCGCGAAACCTAGCCCCACTACAGTCCTGGAACGGCTTTCCGGTGGACCGCGGACAAGCCGGTCGAGGAGGGCAAGGGCCAGTCATCCTTATTGGATGCCGATATCCGTAGGGTTGGTGAATAGGGCAGCCGCAGGTGCCGGATCTGTCCGCTCGTCAGCCCGTCATCATGCTGGAGCATTGGGAACGTGGCCCATCAGTTTCCCTTCCGCCGCACGCGCGCATCCCCGCCGATCCGGCACGGCGAATATTGGAATTCTCCGACTGCCCAAGGTAGTTCGCCACGTGGTGATTGGATCGTCAGCGGGAGAAAGTAGGGCGCTCATCGAGCGACAGAACCTCAACATCAGGGAGAGTCAGATGGGCACAGAAAACCGCATTCTTGAAGTAGAGACCACTCACGGCAAGGTTGTCACCGAAGACAATGGACGAGATGCATCCACTCTTGTTCTGATTCACGGCAATTCTTCTTGCCGACGGGTCTTCGATCGTCAGTCCGAAAGTGAATTGGGTCGGACCTATCGGCTCGTCACGTTCGATCTACCTGGCCACGGCGACTCCGAGGACGCGGTCCACCCTGAACACACCTACACGAGACCCGGACTCGCCGACGCGGTCGTTGAGATGCTCGCGAAACTCGATATCTCCGAGGCTGCGCTGCTGGGTTGGTCCCTCGGCGGGCACATCGCGATCGAGATGCTCGGGAAGTTCGGCGGGGTGCAAGGGCTCATCCTCACCGGGACACCCCCGTCAGAAGCGGTGGCATGGCCGAGGGCTTCAGGCGTCCTCCCCATGCGGGGCTGGGCGCCCGTCAGGATCTGTCCGCCGCCGACATCGACCGGTTCGCGCAGATGATCTTGGGCGAACCGGTCGAGCCTTTCCTTCGAGAAGCCATAAGACGAGCCGACGGGCGATGCCGCAGACTGTTGTTCGAGGCGGCGCTTGCAGGCGCAGGCGTCGATCAGCGCAAAGCCGTCGAATCAAGCTCGATCCCGATCGCGGTCATCAACGGCAGTGCGGATCCGTTGGTAAACCTCGACTACATCAGAGAGGTCAGATATGCCAACCTCTGGGAACGGAAATGCCATTGCCTTGACGGCGTTGGTCATGCGCCGTTCTGGCATGCAGCAGACGAATACAATGTAATATTGCGAAGGTTTCTTCAGGGCGTATTTTCTGAATGAGATCGACGTAACCGCTCGGCCCGGCCGGACCAGAGAGCGCGTGGTGGCGGGATGATACGTCCCATCGTCACCTTTTCCCGGTCGGGATTATCTCAGCCACCCCGTCTGCCTGTGCCATAACGCTCCGCCCATCCGGAGCGGATCGATTCTACGGCGGTTCCCAATTCAATGGCGCGAGCATCAGGTCCCCGGCATCGCTTTCGTCCGGACGGCGGCCCAACCATGTGGTCCAGCCGAGCCGCCCCTGGTGGCCAAGCTTGAGCTTCGGAACCTGATCGGCGCGCAGGATGAGCCCGAGGGTCCAATCCAGTTCGTCTCCGACATAGTTGCGCACCAGCGGCACCATCAGGCCGACGCTCTCCCCACCGGGTAGCAGCCGCTCATACTCTGCCAGGGTCAGCGGCCCCATGACGATGCGAAAGCGGTGATAGAACAACCTGATGCGCCGGCCCACCGTGGCAGTGACGCCGAGCGTGCCGTTCTCAGGATCCGCACCAAGCGCCAGGCGCTGGCCCGGTGCGATCTCGACCCATTTCGGATCGAACTCCCGAATAGTGACCGGCATCGAGTAGAAGGCGCTCAGGATGGCCTGAAGCCCTTCGGCATTGCGGGTGTGGGAACCGAGGCGCCCGGCGAAGTGCAGCTTGGCGAGATCCGGCATCCCGTCCCTGCCCCGAAGCTCCGGCATGCCATACCCGGCCAAGGCGCCGATCCGGGCAGCGAAGCCATCCTCGCCGGGACGGTCGTGGGACACCGTCGGCTCGCTCGCCGCCCAGGCGCGGAACAGCAGCGAGGCCATGCGGTGATGGAAGATGTCGGCGAAGCAGGCGAACGCTTCATCGCCAGCGTTATGGAGACGCTGATGGGCGTATTCGGTCAGGTGCAGCGGCAGCGGACCGTTGGGACCGAACAGGCCGAAGAAGAAGGTCATGATCCGGGTATGGCCACCGTCCGGCCCGACGCTTTCCAGCGCGCGGGGCGGAAAGATCGTGCTCGGTGACTGGCCGAGCCGAACCGGGTCCTCCTCCGGATGCCGCGACTCCCCTATCCTCGGACCGGGCGTGGAGCTGGCATCGATGCGACGCAGCAAGGCGAAGAAATCGAATTTCTCAGGCGCCCGGTTCGCCTCGCGGAGGATTTCGGACAGGGCTTCATGAGCCGGCGGGACGGCGCCAATGGGCATCAGGCCTGCCGCCGGCGCCCGAGTTTCATCCGCCATCGCATGATCTCTCCGCGCTGCCTCGTCCGCAGGACGCTTTCCGTGAATGAGTTGATCGAGACGTACTGGGCAAAGAAGTGCTCCAGCACCGCGGCGAAGGGAAAACAACCGATGCCCTCGAAGGCGGCTTCATCAAGCGTCGTCTCGATCTCCAGGCCGCGCGCCACCGCCGCAAGGCCGCCCGAAGGAAGACGGCGGACGATGGGACGCGACCGGATATTGCGCGTACCCGCAACCTGCCGCATGGCGCCGGCGTCGCCGGGATCGGCGTATAGCCGGAGCAACGCCCGCAGGGCATCGGCTCCCCCGTCACCGGTGTCGGTGAGCGAAAGATGGTTGAGCGAGAGATGGCTGATCAGATGCCAGGCGACCTCTCCTTCGGCGGGCGATGGACGGGGCCTGGTGGGACCGGCGATGCAGCGGATCCGGGCGACCGGTGCTCCGATCTCCAGCGTGAAATCGGTCTCGCCGCGACCGACGGGCATCAGCAGCGGCAGGTCGCGGTTGGTACACAGGCACCGGACAGCCAATTGCCGCAGGCTGGGTCGGTAGGGCGCCGCGTGTGCGTCGACGATGGAGACGAAGACGTCGCTCCCCCCATAGGATGTCCGCTGCCCTTCCCTTTGCTCACGGCTGGAGACGAGCCGCGGCGCGCGCCGGATCGTGTAATAGGAGCCGCCGGCCGCTTTCGGTTCCAGATCCTGGATGGCATAGAAGGGACGGAAGACCGTGGCGGCCGATCGGTCGTCGTGTTCACCCTGGACATCCAGCACGGAATGCACCTCGACATCGAGCGGACGGACCCGGTCGACGGGAAGATGGTACTCGAAGGTCCGCTCGCTCACGATGATGCGATCCGCCTGCCGCTCGAACAGGTTGACGATCGGGCTGGCGAACAGGACCATGGATTCGCGGGTGAGGCCGCGTTGCAGCCGCGGCTCGGCCCGGCGGAGCAGGAAGACGAGTTCGAGGTCCTCGCCGCTCGACGACCGGACGGCGTCCGCCAGCCCTCCGATCTCCACGAACAAGGCCCGCTCCGGCAGGGCGAAATATTCCTGCAAGGCCCGATAGCCCGTGAAGGAACGCGCCGGGAAGGGCAGCAGCGCCTCATCGTCGCCGAACCCGACATGCAGGACATGGGCGGCGGCGATCACTTCCTGCCAGGGCGAGGGCCGGACGATGGGCCGGGCGACGACAGCCGTCACGTCGGCCAGCAGCTGTTCGGCCAGCGCGCCGCCGGTACCGCCGGCCGGCGGCAGGTAGAGCCGGAGCGACTTAAGCTTCAAGCGGTCGAAGGGCATGCCGTTGGTCGTGCGAAGCCGCACCCGCAAGGCGGCCGCCATGCCATGCCGCTTGTCGATGGCCAGTCCCGATATCTCGGACGCCGCCGCGAAATAATCGACGGCGGCGACCGTGATCGGCCAGAGGTGGACATCCTGCGCGGTCCTGAACTCGCACTGGGTGACGGCATCAGCGGCCAGTTGCCCCACCAGGGACGTCCCGCGCGGTATCAGGTAGCCGTTCTCCAGCCGCCCGCCCTCCCGGTCCGGATCGAAACGCGCGATGCCCAGCGACGGCGTAGGCGCCAGGAAATGAGGATAGACCATTTCCAGCAGGTGCTGGGTGAAGGCGGGAAAGCGGGCGTCGAGCTTCAGTTGGACGCGCGCGGCCAGGAAGGCAAAGCCTTCGAGCAGACGTTCGACATAGGGGTCGGAGACGTCGGCCGTATCCATGCCGAGCCGGCCGGCGATCTTGGGAAAGGACCGGGCGAACTCGCCTCCCATTTCCCGGATGTGGTGAAGCTCCTGATTGTAGAAGCGCAGGAAGGTTTCGTCCATCTACTCCGCCTCGGCAGGTTGCTCGGCTATCCTGACGGTGTTGCGGTCCCGGTCCACCTCCGTCCGGAGCCTCAGGCGAAGCGGCACCGGCTGCGCCCAGAGATCGGCCTCGATGATGAAAACCAGCGTGGTGTCGCTGGAGCCGGCCGGAAGCAGCTTGACCTGGACGCCGCTCATCAGGCGGGGTTCGAAAACCGTCAGCGCTTCCTGGATCGCCCGCTCGAAGTCGCTGCGGTCCGTGGTGCCGCCGCCTTGCCCGGCCATCGGCCGCACGCCGTAGTTCAAGACACTCGAGGCGATCTCCGGATGATCGGAGAGATCGACCGACGAGCCCAGCGGGGTCGCGTTCAACAACCAGGAAACGTCACGCAGGATGACCGCGCGCAGCTGCGAGAGCGAAAAGGTGCGCCCGCCGTCCTGAGCCACTCCCTCCCCGCCGTCCGTGAGGCGGTCCAGGAGGGAGGGCTGGACGAGATCGCGATAGCTGGTTTTGGGCATATGGGATGACCGGAGCTGGGGGAGTGGCTTCGAACCGGCGTTGCCGTCAGGTCACCTTGTCGGTGGCGCTGTTGGCGATCTGGCTCCAGGCGCTTTCGCCGGCATCGACCAGTTGGCCGGCCTTGTCCTGTTTCTTGTAGGCGATCTTGCAGGCGCCGAAACGGAAGACAATCGATTCGTCAGGGGCGGGATCGCCGTAGCTCCATTCGATGCGCTCGACCGCCAGCATGGAGAAGGTCCAGGTCAGGAACACGTTGGACTGCGCCTGGGTGCCCGCTCCCTTGTCGCCGGTCGATTTCAGCAGCACCAGTTGCACATTGTCGAAATGCGCGCCGCTGCCGCAGGCGACGAAGAGATCGGCGGACGCCGTATCTACCTGTTTCCTGATCGAGAACGCCTCGAACTCGGCCTTGCCCGCGCCGGCGCCTGCGGTATGCGACGTGATGTTGAGCTTGTTCTCGAGCGAGAAGCTCCACTCGTCGCCAAGGGTGATCGCATTGGCCTTGAGCTTCGACTCACCCTTAGGATGAATGCCGCTCTTCGAGGCTTGCGTGAAGAGAAGATAGGCATCGAAAGACATGATGAACTCCGGTGGAGAAGGATGATTCCTGAACTCACGCCAGCTTGGCGGAAGGCAGCCGGGACACGAGGCGAAGCGAAACCGTCAGCCCTTCGAGCTGGAAATGCGGTCTCAGGTAGAAGCGGGCCTGGTAGTAGCCTGGATTGTCCTGGACCTCCTCGACGATGACCTCGGCGGCGGCCAAGGGTTTCTTCGCCTTGTCCTCCTCGCTCGCAAGGTTCGGCGACGAGTGGACGTAGTTCTGTATCCAGCGATTGAGCCAGGCCTCGACATCCGACCGGTCCTTGAAGGAACCGATCTTGTCGCGCACCAGGCACTTCAGGTAATGGGCGAAGCGTGACGTCGCGAACATGTAAGGCAGCCTGGCACTCAGCTCGGCATTGGCCGAGGCGTCCGGATCGTCGAACTTGATCGGCTTGTTGAGGGTCTGCGCCCCGATGAAGACCGCCATGTCGGTGTTCTTTCGGTGGAGCATCGGCAGCAGCCCGTTCCGCGAAAGCTCCGCCTCGCGCCGGTCGCTGATCGCGATCTCGGTAGGACACTTCAAGTCCACGCCGCCGTCGTCGCTCGGAAAGGTGTGGGCGGGAAGTCCCTCGACCAAGCCTCCGGATTCGACCCCGCGGATCTGCGACATCCAGCCATACAGCTTGTAGGAGCGGGTGATGTTGACGCCCATCGCGTAGGCGGCGTTGCACCAGAGATACTTGCCGCTGTCACCGCCGTCGACGTCCTCCTCGAAGGCGAATTCGGCGACGGGGTCGGTCTTGCTGCCGTAGGGCAGGCGTCCGAGCGTGCGGGGCAATGTCAGCGCGATGTAGCGCGAGTCCTCGGAGTCCCGCAGCGATCGCCAGGCCGCGTATTCCGGCGTCTGGAAGATCTTGGTGAGATCGCGCGGATTGGCGAGTTCCTGCCAGGATTCCATGTTGAGGAGCTGAGGGGCCGCGGCAGCGATGAAGGGGGCATGCGCCGCCGCCGCGATCTGACCGAGGGACGCGAGCAGCTCGACGTCGGGCGGCGTGTGGTCGAAGTGGAAGTCGCCGATCAGGCAGCCATAAGGCTCGCCGCCGATCTGGCCGAACTCCTCCTCGTAGATCTTCTTGAATAGCGGGCTTTGATCCCAGGCGATCCCCCGGTACTTCCGCGCGGAACGCGCAAGTTCCTTCTTGCTGGTGTTCAGCACCCGGATCTTCAAGGTTTCGTCGGTTTCGGTGTTGAAGACGAGCTGGTGAAGGCCGCGCCATGCCGCTTCCAACTGCTGGAAATCGGGATGATGGATGATCAGGTTCAGCTGTTCGGTCAGCTTGCGGTCGAGTTCCGCGACGATCGCCTGGATCGTGGCGACGGCATCGTCGCCGATCAACCGGGTTTCGGCCAGCGCCTGCCCTGCCAAGGTCGCCACCGCGCGCTCGATCGCGTCGCGGTACTGTTCGGTGCGCGGCTTGAACTCGCGCTGAAGGAGCTGGGCGAAGCCGTCGTCGGTCAGGGTGGCTTCCGCGACAGGCGGTGCCGCCTGCTGCATCCGGTCCGGACTCATGACTGTGCTTCCCCTTGGTCCGATGCGGCGGTCTCTTCAGAGCCGGCCGACGTGCCGGCCCTGGCCGACACGGCCTTCAGCAACTCCGGGTCGGCGAGAAGCCGGCCCAGCAGGCGTTCGGCACCGCTCTTGCCGTCCATGTATGTCAGGAGGTTGCCGAGCTCCGTCCGGGCATCCAGGAGCTTCCGGAGGGCATCGACCCGGCGCGCCACGGCGGCCGGCGAAAAGTCGTCCATCTGCTCGAACGTCAGGTCGACCGGCAGGCTTCCTTCGCCGGTCAGGGTGTTTTCGACGCTGATCGCCACCCGTGGCTTCATTGAGCGAAGCCTTGCGTCGAAATTGTCGACATCGATCTCGACCATCTTGCGATCGGCCAGATCCGGCAGCGGCTCGACGCGCTTTCCGGAAAGATCGGCCATCACCCCCACGACGAAAGGCAACTGCACCTTCCGCTCGCTGCCGTAGAGCTCGACGTCGTACTCGATCTGGACACGGGGCGCCCGGTTGCGACGGATGAATTTCTGACTGCTGGCTTTCAACATGATTTAATCTTCGTCCTCTTCGATCGGTCCGGGACTGCGAAGCCCGGCCACGTTGCGGAACTGGGGAGCGCCGTCGGGCGCCAGCTCCATCAGCAGCTCGAGAAAATCCCGCGACACCATCTGCTTGGCCCGCTCCAGCAGAACGGGGACGGGACTCGACGGCTCGTTCGTGCGGTACCACTGGCAGATGCGGTCAAGCAGGCCGATCACGTCGGCGCGGCTGGCGATTCCGCCGGCCACCGATTGCGTCGGACCGTCCTCCCGCCCGGTCTCGGTATCGGCTGGTTCGGCCGTGCGCCTGGGCCGTTGATCGTCGATCACCGACTTGACCTGCGCCAGCAACCCCTTCAGCGGGTCCAGCCGGATCGTGTCGCCTGGTCCGACACGGGTCAGGATGCTGGCTTCGATGGCGGCCAGCGAGGCAAGACAGGATGCGATCGCGGCGCTCGCCTCGTCGAGCGCCGCCGAGCCGGTCTCGCCGAACGCTCCCTCGACCTGAGCCAGCGTCGGACCATCGCCGTCCGGGTTGCCATGCCGGACCGCCTGCCAGTCGTTGAAGGTGAAGCTGCCGACGCCGCGGGCGGCCGCAAGCGGAATACGCCGGATTTCAGCCAGCAATCCGGCTGGATCACGGAGATTGGCAAGCGCGTTCAGGCGTATCGTCTGATCGCCCCCGTCGTCCGGGTCCGGAGCCGGGTGCAGTTCGTCCCAGTAGCCGTCCAGGTAACCGGCGATCAGCGAGAGACCGCCGGCAAGCCCGGCGAATCCCTCGGTATTGAGCCAAGCACGAGCCAGGGATATCGCGATGCGGATGTCCTTGCTGCGCCCGGCAAGCTCACCCCCCAGTTCCGCGATACGCCGCCAGTCCGGCGCTTCACCAATGGCGGTCTGGTCGCCGGCCTGCCGCTCGGGGCCGGCACGGGTGGCGCGTTCGAAATCCAGGAAGCCCGGATCGTAGTCCAGGGGTTCACCGCACAGGGACGCTCCGTCGATCGGCTCAAGCAATTCCGCATGATCAGCGCTTCGCATCTTTCGCCTTCCGGGCCTGCGATAAATAAGCGATGTCGATCCGATGGTCGTTCGACACTGCATGCCGTGATTATTAAGTCATCTACCGGGAAGATCGTCATACGGCATTGGCATATCGGTATGCCGCCGATGAGACGACTTCGGATCACATTGGCGAATATCGTTATTACTCTAACGCATGGAAGAACAATTCGAGACCTGTCTATCTTGAGGCCACCAAATCCAACATCAAACAAGCCCACAATAGGCGGACCGCGCGAATGTCGTGGAACAACAGGGTCATCTGGTCGGAGGGATTGTTCCTGCGGCCGCAGCACCTTCAGCAAGCCGATCGCTACATGGAGAAGTTCGTACGCGGCCGGACCCAGGCGTTGCGCGGTTACGGCTGGGGGTTCACCGAACTCCGGATCAACCGTGAACTGCTGAGCCTCGGCAAGATCGCCATCGAGTATGCGGCCGGCGTCATGGAGGACGGCACGCCTTTCGCCATCCCCGACGAAGCCGACCAGCCGGCCCCCTTTGCTCCCCCCGGCAACCTGCGCAACGCGGTCATCCATCTGGCGCTGCCGGCCTATCAGCCGGGCGCCGCCGAAGCGGATGCCAGGACCGGAGACGAAGTCGTCACCCGCTACAGGGTCGCTGAACAGGATCTCGCCGACGGCAATGCCGGAGAACGGGAGCAGGTCGCGATCGACATCGGCCGCCTGCGCTTCCGGCTGATCGCCGAAGGCGCCGAACGGACGGGCTTCATCTCCATGCCGATCGCCCGCCTGATGGAGGTCCGAGCGGACCATCAGGTCGTCCTCGACGAAAGCTTCGTTCCTCCGGCGCTCGACTGCGCCTGCTCATCGGTCCTGGCCGGCTACGTGACCGAGATCGAGGGACTGCTGCATCACCGCGGCGAAGCCCTGGCGGCCCGCGTCTCGCAATCCGGGGCCAAGGGCGTCGCGGAAATCGCGGATTTCCTGATGCTCCAGATGATCAACCGTCACGAACCGTCCTTCGCTCATCTGAGCCGGAGTTCCACGGTGCACCCCGAGACGCTGTACGGCCTGATGGTTCAGCTTGCCGGCGAGCTTGCGACATATGCCCGCCCGGACAAGCGGACGCTGGCATATCCGACATACCGGCACGAGGATCTGGCGGCGACGTTCCAGCCCGTCATCCAGTCGATCCGCCAGTCGCTGAACACCGTCCTGGAGCAGACGGCGATCCAGGTTCCGCTCCGTGAGCACAGGTATGGGATTCATCTGGCCGAAGTGAACGACCGGACCCTCTTCCGGACCTCGGCCTTCGTGCTGGCGGTACGCGCCGACGTCGAAGCGGAGCGGTTGCGCCGCGCCTTCCCGTCCCAGGTGAAGATCGGCCCGGTCGAGAGGATCAAGGAACTGGTCAATGTGGCTTTGCCGGGAATGGTGGTCGATCCGCTTCCGGTGGCGCCCCGCCAGATCCCGTTCCATGTCGGCGTGACTTACTTCGAGATCGACCGGAACAGCGCCTTCTGGAAGGAGATGCAGACCTCCGGCGGCCTGGCGCTGCATGTCGCGGGCGATTTTCCCAACCTCGAAATAACCCTCTGGGCGATCCGCGGCGACTGATCCATTCGCCCCGCTTATCCGTCCAGCCGTGGAGGCACGAACCCATGCCATTGGTCTTGCGCGTCGAGGGACCGGGAGCGATCCGGTACCGCGGATCGGACTTGCCCGAGTTGATCGAGATCGACGACCTGCTGACGGTCGGCCGCGACGAGAGGAACGACCTCGTCCTGAGCGACGAACGACGGGGCATCTCGACCGAACATTGCCGCATCGAACGCATCGACCGGGAATACAGGGCGACCGACCGTAGCCGCAACGGCACCTTCCTCAATGACGACACCGTGGCGATCGGACCTGACAATCATCCTTCGCTGAAGGCCGGCGACGTGATCCGGGTCGGCGAATTCGCCCTTCATGTCGTCTCGGTACAGGCGCCGATGCCGCTGCCAGCCCTGGAAGAACCGGACCTTCCCGTCACTCCCGACCTTGAGGCCGTCTCCGAACCGCATTCTCCCAACCCTCCCTTCCCCAGGCCGGCACAGTCGATGGGGCCGCTCGACGAAGACGAAGAGCCGGCCGAAGACATGACCTTCCGGGACGCCGCCGCCAGGAACTCCTTCGCGGACCACCTGCGGCCGGAAGCCTCGGTCTTCGTGGCACCCG encodes the following:
- the tssC gene encoding type VI secretion system contractile sheath large subunit; its protein translation is MSPDRMQQAAPPVAEATLTDDGFAQLLQREFKPRTEQYRDAIERAVATLAGQALAETRLIGDDAVATIQAIVAELDRKLTEQLNLIIHHPDFQQLEAAWRGLHQLVFNTETDETLKIRVLNTSKKELARSARKYRGIAWDQSPLFKKIYEEEFGQIGGEPYGCLIGDFHFDHTPPDVELLASLGQIAAAAHAPFIAAAAPQLLNMESWQELANPRDLTKIFQTPEYAAWRSLRDSEDSRYIALTLPRTLGRLPYGSKTDPVAEFAFEEDVDGGDSGKYLWCNAAYAMGVNITRSYKLYGWMSQIRGVESGGLVEGLPAHTFPSDDGGVDLKCPTEIAISDRREAELSRNGLLPMLHRKNTDMAVFIGAQTLNKPIKFDDPDASANAELSARLPYMFATSRFAHYLKCLVRDKIGSFKDRSDVEAWLNRWIQNYVHSSPNLASEEDKAKKPLAAAEVIVEEVQDNPGYYQARFYLRPHFQLEGLTVSLRLVSRLPSAKLA
- the tssK gene encoding type VI secretion system baseplate subunit TssK, whose protein sequence is MSWNNRVIWSEGLFLRPQHLQQADRYMEKFVRGRTQALRGYGWGFTELRINRELLSLGKIAIEYAAGVMEDGTPFAIPDEADQPAPFAPPGNLRNAVIHLALPAYQPGAAEADARTGDEVVTRYRVAEQDLADGNAGEREQVAIDIGRLRFRLIAEGAERTGFISMPIARLMEVRADHQVVLDESFVPPALDCACSSVLAGYVTEIEGLLHHRGEALAARVSQSGAKGVAEIADFLMLQMINRHEPSFAHLSRSSTVHPETLYGLMVQLAGELATYARPDKRTLAYPTYRHEDLAATFQPVIQSIRQSLNTVLEQTAIQVPLREHRYGIHLAEVNDRTLFRTSAFVLAVRADVEAERLRRAFPSQVKIGPVERIKELVNVALPGMVVDPLPVAPRQIPFHVGVTYFEIDRNSAFWKEMQTSGGLALHVAGDFPNLEITLWAIRGD
- the tssA gene encoding type VI secretion system protein TssA; this encodes MRSADHAELLEPIDGASLCGEPLDYDPGFLDFERATRAGPERQAGDQTAIGEAPDWRRIAELGGELAGRSKDIRIAISLARAWLNTEGFAGLAGGLSLIAGYLDGYWDELHPAPDPDDGGDQTIRLNALANLRDPAGLLAEIRRIPLAAARGVGSFTFNDWQAVRHGNPDGDGPTLAQVEGAFGETGSAALDEASAAIASCLASLAAIEASILTRVGPGDTIRLDPLKGLLAQVKSVIDDQRPRRTAEPADTETGREDGPTQSVAGGIASRADVIGLLDRICQWYRTNEPSSPVPVLLERAKQMVSRDFLELLMELAPDGAPQFRNVAGLRSPGPIEEDED
- the tssB gene encoding type VI secretion system contractile sheath small subunit; translated protein: MLKASSQKFIRRNRAPRVQIEYDVELYGSERKVQLPFVVGVMADLSGKRVEPLPDLADRKMVEIDVDNFDARLRSMKPRVAISVENTLTGEGSLPVDLTFEQMDDFSPAAVARRVDALRKLLDARTELGNLLTYMDGKSGAERLLGRLLADPELLKAVSARAGTSAGSEETAASDQGEAQS